Proteins from one Sabethes cyaneus chromosome 2, idSabCyanKW18_F2, whole genome shotgun sequence genomic window:
- the LOC128735614 gene encoding uncharacterized protein LOC128735614, with protein sequence MPSFILPPTAPPEAFEIPLDDDNPESLIKKHPPKRLKRLEEQTSDPPSIEDLEEKLATAEIRRQQFLASRVQKTTTLEHSELEENFYVPSVIEEEDETEEADGNGATDLTEVSVEKEEQRNETCKNG encoded by the exons ATGCCGAGCTTCATTTTACCACCAACAGCACCGCCGGAAGCGTTTGAAATTCCCTTGGATGACGACAATCCGGAAAGCCTTATCAAAAAGCACCCCCCGAAACGTCTCAAGCGACTGGAAGAGCAGACGTCCGACCCGCCGAGCATTGAAGACCTTGAGGAAAAGCTTGCCACCGCCGAAATCAGACGACAGCAG tttttggcTAGTCGTGTTCAGAAAACTACAACCTTGGAGCACTCCGAGCTGGAGGAAAATTTCTACGTCCCGTCGGTGATCGAAGAGGAGGACGAAACCGAGGAAGCGGACGGAAACGGTGCTACCGACCTCACCGAGGTTAGCGTGGAGAAGGAAGAGCAACGAAATGAGACATGCAAAAATGGTTGA